The Oncorhynchus nerka isolate Pitt River linkage group LG13, Oner_Uvic_2.0, whole genome shotgun sequence sequence AGACTGTGCAGGCCCGTGGACACAGAGCTGATGGCAGAGTGGGGATGGTGCATACTGCAGATGCAGCCGTTGGAGTGAAGCGGGTGGAGGGGGTCGGAGGAAAAGGCCTCCCCCTGCTCCATGTATGTGTCCGAGGTGGACAGGTCCCGGGGGATGATCATGGGGATAGAGTACTGCAGCTTCTCCCTACTCTTGTACCACAGGCAGGAGCACATGGACTGGAAGTGGAGCACCTCCGCATAGACGTTTCGCAGCCCCCTCCCTGCTCCCGCCACACCACTGTTCCCTGATCCTCCACCACACCCTGAggcagcagaggaggaggagggcaagtCGGGGGTGCAGCGCATGTGGTTGTGCCCTCCGGCCTGGCCGTTTCGGGAGAGGAGGGCGCGCTGCTCGGCGTCCCGCTTCTCGTCCTCTGCGTTCATGGTCATGAAGCGCAGCACGACAAGGTTGAGGAAGGCTCCGATCACGGTAAGGCCAGTGAGAATGTAGATGAAGCAGAAGGCCACGTACTTGGGGTTGGTCTGTAGAGCGTGATCCTTCTGCAGTGCCACATAATCCCCGAAGCCGATAGTGGTGAGCGTGATGAAGCAGTAGTAGTAGGCGTGGAAGAAGCTCCATCCCTCGAAGTAGGAGAAGGAGAGTGCTCCAATGCACAGCGTGCTCATGCAGGAGATGAAGCCAATGGCCACCATGTTGACCATGGAGACCTCAGTGCGCCGCATGCCAAGGCACTTCTTCAGGCGGTGCAGCAGGTAGCGCACCAGGGTGTTGATGCGCTCGCCCAGGCTCTGGAACATGACCAGGGTGAGAGGGATGCCCAGCAGGGCGTAGAGCATGCAGAACACCTTGCCTCCATCCGTGCTGGGGGCCGCATGGCCGTAccctaagacagagagagacagcagtagagagtCAGTGGGGTTGTACAGACAAAATGAAGTCAGTTGAGGTATTCAATTGAGTTTGTTGAGTTACTTTGTTTAGTGAGTGAGCGAGTTAGTTGAGTTAGTTAGTCAGCCGCGTTAGTTGAGTTTCTTCTATAGTTGTTAGTCTTTTGAGTTAGTCAGTTAGTTGAGTTACTTAGTTGAGTTACTTAGTTGAGTTACTTAGTCAATTTAATTAGGGATGAAGGTCGAAAGTGCCACAGTTTTGAAATTCAACACAATTAAATATTCCTAATTTTGAGGGGCTCCAGATAGGATTTTGGCAGAATACAAGGGAGTTATGAATGTGCAGCAGTAGTGGTCGTGAGAATGGTTCAGTGTTGATGTTGtgtgggggagaaaggccttcaATTATTCATAACGAGTCAGTCTCTCTGGGGTTTGGCAGGTATAGACAACTAAGGACAGTTGCTTCTAATTAGCCCCTTACATTGTTTTGGGTGAGATGCACTTGCTGTCAATATGAATATTCTCTTTTATTGAAGGAAGATCAGTTAAGGGTATTATTTTTGAACATTCTGCTAGGTGTATTGTACAAGGTTTGTATCATTAATTACAGTACACAGATACTGCATAATGGAAACAAAATGTATTCGGTATGCTAGGGTGTTACCTGGCCAACTGAACAGGCTTTGACATGATTGATCAAGGGAAAGAAAGGACAAAGACTGTCTAAAAAATAGAGACACCCAATTTAAGCAGAAAGCCCAACTTCAGAAGGCCAAGCAATAATGAAATATGATTTTACGATTAGCGCAATTATTTTCAAACGTAACATTTTTTAAAACGGGTTGATATGAGATGAGAAACAGGTTTTAGTGATCTTGCACTTACTGATAGAGCCACTTAAAACCACTTGGAATGATAGAATAAAGGGTTTTTCAACACTTCACAGTAATTCTGAAGAAAGGACTCATTCCATGGGTACACCAGCTGAGCTGACCAAGCTGATAAACCCACTGAACGAGTGATCTGCCATGCACCCTGGCACATTTTAGGTGAAATATCATTCAGGCTGAAAAATCTAGCTTTAACCGATTTATCAAAAGTGCAGCCAACCTCAATCCCACACACACCCCATCCCACACATGTGTACTTTAACATGGTTGTCAAGGGAAATATATATTTCTACGTGCGGCGGACCAGTTGCATGCAAGATCCTTGCAACCCGGTGTCAGATAACAATGGTGCCAGAAAAGACTGTTCAATTGTTTGCATGTAATTACTTTGCTGTTTGATTTAATTTCAAGGGCTCTGGTTTTATTGTCACACCAACCTATGTGGTTAACTCGTCTGTCTCGCTGAAGGCAAATGAGTTTAAAATCTGACCCGCCGCACTGCCTTGAAAGGGAAAGCTGTCCTGGGCTTGGCTCTTCCTCTCAGAAGTGAGAAGAAATAACATCCTGACGACACTTAGCTAGTTCTAGTTTAATCTACTGTACGTTAAAGCATTCATCTTCCTATCCTGAGACGTTTCATGTTATTTTCAGATGAGTTTTCCATCTCTATCTTTCTTCACCTTGTCCTATAGGGCAGATTAAGATGCTTTACGGTGTCCTACACTAACATACTTTTAAGACAATTTACAACATATATCTCTTCATACACAGTGCTTACGAGGACACAAATGTGGCAGGAGATTTACTGC is a genomic window containing:
- the LOC115139662 gene encoding potassium channel subfamily K member 3-like, with the protein product MAMLKTKSRNKLDSEHDLRVVLSTITPDFHKQTGYGHAAPSTDGGKVFCMLYALLGIPLTLVMFQSLGERINTLVRYLLHRLKKCLGMRRTEVSMVNMVAIGFISCMSTLCIGALSFSYFEGWSFFHAYYYCFITLTTIGFGDYVALQKDHALQTNPKYVAFCFIYILTGLTVIGAFLNLVVLRFMTMNAEDEKRDAEQRALLSRNGQAGGHNHMRCTPDLPSSSSAASGCGGGSGNSGVAGAGRGLRNVYAEVLHFQSMCSCLWYKSREKLQYSIPMIIPRDLSTSDTYMEQGEAFSSDPLHPLHSNGCICSMHHPHSAISSVSTGLHSLTPYRLGHSKRRSSI